A single region of the Romeriopsis navalis LEGE 11480 genome encodes:
- a CDS encoding aspartate aminotransferase: MSLSWISTADRLKALPQYVFARLDELKSNARAQGVDLIDLGMGNPDGATPQPVVEAAKAAIQNQANHGYPPFEGTANFRKAITDWYYRRYSVPLDPDGEALPLLGSKEGLTHLALAYINPGDTILVPSPSYPPHFRGPLLAGADLYPLILQAANNWLIDFAAIPEDVAQRAKILYFNYPSNPTASTAPREFFEEAVAWAKKYEIMLVHDMAYAELAFDGYQPTSLLEIPGAKDIGVEFHTMSKTYNMAGWRIGFVVGNRHIIQGLRTLKTNMDYGLFSALQTAAETALNLPDSYLTEVQQLYIERRDFLIERFGQLGWTIPKTKATMYLWIPCPIGVSSTDFALGLMQKTGVVMTPGNAFGEGGEGYARISLIADLPRLGEALDRIAAAGVRYDHFDLSH; encoded by the coding sequence ATGAGTCTTTCTTGGATCTCCACTGCCGATCGTTTGAAGGCGCTGCCTCAATACGTATTTGCCCGTTTAGATGAATTGAAATCAAATGCCCGCGCCCAGGGTGTGGACTTAATTGATTTGGGGATGGGTAACCCCGATGGTGCGACTCCACAGCCAGTGGTTGAAGCGGCCAAGGCCGCAATCCAAAATCAAGCGAATCATGGTTATCCTCCCTTTGAGGGCACAGCGAATTTTCGGAAAGCGATTACGGATTGGTACTACCGGCGCTATAGTGTGCCGCTTGATCCTGATGGCGAAGCGCTGCCACTCCTGGGTTCCAAGGAAGGTTTGACCCATTTGGCCTTGGCCTACATCAACCCCGGCGATACGATTTTGGTACCGAGTCCTTCTTATCCGCCGCATTTTCGGGGACCGTTGCTAGCGGGGGCAGACTTATACCCCTTGATTTTGCAAGCAGCGAACAATTGGCTGATTGATTTTGCAGCGATTCCTGAGGACGTTGCCCAGCGTGCCAAAATTCTCTACTTCAACTATCCCAGTAATCCGACGGCGTCCACGGCACCCCGTGAGTTCTTTGAGGAAGCAGTGGCCTGGGCGAAAAAGTATGAAATTATGCTGGTTCATGATATGGCTTATGCCGAATTAGCGTTTGATGGCTATCAGCCCACGAGCCTCTTGGAGATTCCCGGTGCGAAGGATATTGGGGTGGAATTCCATACCATGTCCAAAACTTACAATATGGCTGGCTGGCGGATTGGATTTGTGGTCGGTAATCGCCACATCATTCAGGGGTTGCGGACGCTGAAGACGAATATGGACTATGGCCTGTTCTCGGCCTTGCAAACGGCGGCCGAAACGGCGTTAAATTTGCCAGATAGCTACTTAACTGAGGTGCAGCAGCTGTATATTGAACGGCGCGATTTCTTGATTGAGCGGTTTGGTCAGCTGGGGTGGACGATTCCGAAGACGAAGGCCACGATGTATTTGTGGATTCCTTGCCCGATCGGCGTTAGTTCGACTGATTTTGCTTTAGGTTTAATGCAGAAAACAGGTGTGGTGATGACACCTGGCAATGCTTTTGGTGAAGGGGGCGAAGGCTATGCGCGCATTAGTTTGATTGCGGATCTACCCCGTCTGGGTGAAGCCCTCGATCGTATTGCTGCTGCCGGTGTGCGCTATGACCACTTTGATTTGAGTCATTAA
- a CDS encoding LmeA family phospholipid-binding protein, producing MEFLAVLLSGLIAIISPINFGGEAIATQQLKKQFVTVENLTVRIDNTPSYKIAQGKIDQVRIAGKGLFPMRDLRIDTLEIETDPIALAGLKAKLAKPLQAGVKLVLTEQDLNQALQSPTIVNQLKQLGGQALGSQASEQIARYTFVNPRLALLSAQRIRVEVDLQERGYQDRLKLKIETDVTVQSGKSIQLTNTNITTNEQPIYAPLTRRLIAGVNQQLNLDRLEKSGITARILSLNFSQNQAHITTFVQVRPDAQLQLKRIGKPAKN from the coding sequence CCAACAGTTGAAAAAACAATTTGTCACCGTCGAGAACCTCACCGTCCGAATTGACAATACCCCCAGTTACAAAATTGCCCAGGGCAAGATTGATCAAGTTCGGATTGCGGGTAAGGGCCTCTTTCCGATGCGCGATCTGCGAATTGACACCCTAGAAATCGAAACCGATCCAATCGCCCTAGCCGGACTCAAAGCAAAACTAGCAAAACCGCTGCAAGCGGGGGTAAAACTCGTTCTTACCGAACAGGATCTCAATCAAGCCCTCCAGTCCCCCACCATCGTCAACCAATTAAAACAGTTGGGTGGCCAGGCTTTAGGCTCACAGGCCAGTGAACAGATTGCGCGATATACCTTTGTCAATCCACGGCTGGCATTGCTCAGTGCGCAACGCATCCGGGTGGAAGTGGATCTCCAAGAACGCGGTTATCAAGACCGACTCAAACTCAAAATTGAAACCGATGTAACCGTCCAGTCCGGCAAATCAATTCAACTGACCAACACCAATATCACGACCAACGAGCAACCAATCTACGCTCCGCTGACCCGCCGCCTGATTGCGGGGGTGAACCAACAGCTCAACCTCGATCGACTCGAAAAATCCGGCATTACAGCCCGAATTCTCAGCCTAAACTTCAGTCAAAACCAAGCGCATATCACCACATTTGTCCAAGTTCGACCTGACGCGCAGCTCCAGCTCAAACGGATCGGTAAACCAGCCAAAAACTAG